From Alphaproteobacteria bacterium, a single genomic window includes:
- a CDS encoding paraquat-inducible protein A: MTRTLGRSASGADRLVGPALLVCLPLLVAGLVLPSLHFQNLWVLSQDYSLWGAAWTFWNKGHYSLFAVLFAFTVVLPLAKVGLGLWVFYGADIASLPAKRWLHPLAAIAKWSMLDVFIVAVVILALEGSLLTAANLGLGIALFAAAVVLSGWAYGRLARLAVTVSTADESSPHA, translated from the coding sequence ATGACGCGAACGCTGGGACGCAGCGCATCCGGGGCCGACCGGCTGGTCGGCCCCGCTTTGCTTGTGTGCCTGCCGCTGCTGGTGGCTGGCTTGGTCCTGCCAAGCCTGCACTTCCAGAATCTCTGGGTTCTGAGCCAGGACTATTCGCTCTGGGGGGCGGCGTGGACCTTTTGGAACAAGGGGCATTACAGCCTGTTCGCGGTGTTGTTCGCCTTCACGGTCGTGCTGCCGCTGGCGAAGGTGGGGCTGGGCCTCTGGGTGTTCTATGGGGCGGACATCGCCAGCCTGCCGGCGAAGCGCTGGCTGCATCCGCTGGCGGCGATAGCGAAATGGTCGATGCTGGACGTGTTCATCGTCGCCGTCGTCATCCTCGCACTGGAAGGTTCACTATTGACTGCGGCCAATCTGGGGCTCGGGATCGCTTTGTTTGCCGCAGCGGTCGTGCTATCGGGATGGGCTTACGGTCGGCTTGCCCGCCTGGCCGTAACCGTTTCCACCGCAGACGAAAGTTCCCCCCATGCATGA
- a CDS encoding tetraacyldisaccharide 4'-kinase, with the protein MRTPEFWQRDSLWSWLLAPAGWLYAVAGWWRWRRARPVRAPVPVVCVGNLVAGGAGKTPTVLALADLLRDRTPHALSRGYGGRLSGVVRVDPARHSAEDVGDEPLLLARHLPAWISRDRPAGARAAAEAGAGLILMDDGFQNPTLAKTVSLLVIDAAQGLGNGRCLPAGPLREPAARGFARADAVVLIGEGSPALPFAGPVFHAHVRPLAAGASWRGRAVVAFAGIARPEKLFATLRTLGADLRSTQAFADHHRFQDTELQALARVAGSDAVLVTTEKDHVRLPADWQKRVEPLPVALQFEDPAALTAWLTTRLASARLEAAP; encoded by the coding sequence ATGCGCACTCCTGAGTTCTGGCAGCGGGACTCCCTCTGGTCGTGGCTGCTGGCGCCTGCGGGGTGGCTCTACGCCGTCGCCGGCTGGTGGCGCTGGCGGCGCGCGCGTCCGGTGCGGGCACCGGTGCCGGTCGTCTGTGTCGGCAATCTGGTGGCGGGCGGTGCCGGCAAAACGCCGACAGTGCTCGCATTGGCCGATCTGCTGCGGGATCGGACCCCGCACGCGCTCAGCCGCGGCTATGGCGGGCGCCTGTCCGGTGTGGTCCGGGTCGACCCCGCCCGGCATTCGGCCGAGGATGTCGGTGACGAACCCTTGCTGCTGGCTCGCCATCTGCCGGCCTGGATCTCGCGCGATCGTCCGGCGGGCGCCCGTGCCGCGGCAGAAGCCGGCGCGGGCCTGATCCTCATGGATGACGGCTTCCAGAACCCGACACTGGCGAAGACCGTCTCGCTACTGGTGATCGACGCGGCTCAGGGCCTGGGCAATGGCCGCTGCCTGCCGGCGGGGCCGCTGCGCGAGCCGGCGGCGCGGGGGTTTGCCCGGGCCGATGCCGTGGTGCTGATCGGCGAGGGCTCGCCGGCCCTGCCGTTCGCCGGCCCCGTGTTCCACGCCCACGTCCGGCCGTTAGCGGCGGGCGCGTCGTGGCGGGGCCGCGCCGTGGTTGCCTTCGCCGGCATCGCCCGGCCCGAGAAGTTGTTCGCGACCCTGCGCACGCTTGGCGCCGACCTACGCTCCACGCAGGCCTTCGCCGACCACCACCGTTTCCAAGACACCGAATTGCAGGCTCTGGCCCGTGTGGCCGGATCGGACGCGGTGCTGGTCACCACCGAAAAAGACCATGTCCGGTTGCCGGCGGACTGGCAAAAGCGGGTGGAGCCGTTGCCCGTTGCCCTGCAATTCGAGGACCCGGCCGCCCTGACCGCCTGGCTGACAACCCGCCTCGCATCCGCTCGCCTGGAAGCCGCCCCATGA
- a CDS encoding LLM class flavin-dependent oxidoreductase — MKFGLFYEHQVPRPWDERSEHRVFHESLEQIELADRLGIDHVWEVEHHFLEEYSHSSAPEVFLAAASQRTKNIRLGHGINLTSPLYNHPARVAERVATLDLLSNGRVEWGTGESATLMEMEGFNIVPEEKHSQWREGAEQAANMMAMAPYPGYQGQYFSMPARNVLPKPFQKPHPPLWLACSRRDSILRAARFGMGALIFGFVEPEQAAEWVKDYYAIIKSDECVPLGHTVNPNLAAVSGFSLHKDEAEAERRGLPGFRYFGYSLAHYTNFGAHTPTVTGVAEMFDEVYDSLPDNAGRGGIGTPEQVEAHLRGYEDIGLDQIIFVQQVGRNAHEHICETLETFADTLLPAFKEREDKRQKAKQAELAPYIEAALARKERMADLPRDQIPTVKAAGKRRIESGEVDPTGGAFVDKTRGGAIPIPHADPRANPQAAAKAK, encoded by the coding sequence ATGAAATTCGGCCTGTTTTACGAGCACCAGGTGCCCCGCCCCTGGGACGAGCGCTCGGAACACCGGGTGTTTCACGAGTCCCTGGAACAGATCGAACTGGCCGACCGGCTCGGCATCGACCATGTCTGGGAGGTGGAGCATCACTTCCTGGAGGAATACTCGCATTCCAGCGCGCCGGAAGTGTTCCTGGCGGCCGCCAGTCAGCGGACCAAAAACATCCGGCTCGGCCACGGCATCAACCTGACCTCGCCGCTCTACAACCACCCGGCCCGGGTGGCCGAGCGCGTCGCGACCCTGGACCTGCTCTCCAATGGCCGCGTCGAATGGGGCACGGGCGAAAGCGCCACGCTGATGGAGATGGAAGGCTTCAACATCGTGCCGGAGGAGAAACACTCCCAATGGCGCGAAGGCGCCGAGCAGGCCGCCAACATGATGGCGATGGCGCCCTATCCCGGCTATCAGGGCCAGTATTTCTCCATGCCGGCGCGCAACGTGCTGCCGAAGCCGTTCCAGAAACCGCACCCGCCGCTCTGGCTCGCCTGCTCGCGCCGCGACTCGATCCTGCGCGCCGCACGGTTCGGCATGGGCGCGCTGATTTTCGGCTTCGTCGAGCCGGAGCAGGCAGCCGAGTGGGTGAAGGACTACTACGCCATCATCAAGTCGGACGAGTGTGTGCCCCTGGGCCACACGGTCAACCCGAACCTGGCGGCGGTGAGCGGTTTTTCCCTGCACAAGGACGAGGCCGAGGCGGAGCGGCGCGGCCTGCCGGGCTTCCGCTATTTCGGCTACTCGCTGGCGCACTACACCAATTTCGGCGCACACACGCCAACGGTAACGGGCGTGGCCGAGATGTTCGACGAGGTCTACGACTCCCTGCCCGACAATGCCGGTCGCGGCGGCATCGGCACGCCGGAGCAGGTGGAGGCGCATCTGCGCGGCTATGAGGACATCGGCCTCGACCAGATCATCTTCGTCCAGCAGGTGGGCCGCAACGCGCACGAGCACATTTGCGAGACGCTGGAAACCTTTGCCGACACCCTGCTGCCGGCCTTCAAGGAGCGGGAAGACAAGCGGCAAAAGGCCAAACAGGCCGAACTTGCCCCCTATATCGAGGCGGCGCTGGCCCGCAAGGAGCGCATGGCTGACCTGCCGCGGGACCAAATCCCGACGGTGAAGGCGGCCGGCAAGCGGCGGATCGAGTCCGGCGAGGTCGATCCCACCGGCGGCGCCTTCGTCGACAAGACCCGCGGCGGCGCCATCCCGATTCCGCACGCCGACCCGCGCGCCAATCCCCAGGCCGCCGCCAAGGCGAAATGA
- a CDS encoding lysophospholipid acyltransferase family protein: MKRFLGSEAVQAALPSVAAAYLKTARACFRLVRDDSAKGEAILARGKPVLACFWHGRLLPMALCWRSTRGDILISRSRDGRLIANTARKLGYGVVEGSTARGQRNRGSVSAARQVVLRLQEGRLIGITPDGPRGPRMRASAGAIRLAQMAGVDLVPVSAALSPAIRIGSWDRMIVPVPVPFTRAAFLVGDPIVIPADASATERERLRLQLETEMNRLTAEADDLVGAPAVKPAEPAPA; this comes from the coding sequence GTGAAGCGGTTTCTGGGCAGTGAGGCCGTACAGGCCGCCTTGCCGTCCGTCGCGGCGGCGTATCTAAAGACGGCGCGCGCCTGTTTCCGGTTGGTGCGTGACGACTCGGCGAAGGGTGAGGCGATCCTGGCGCGCGGCAAGCCGGTGCTGGCCTGCTTCTGGCACGGCCGGTTGTTGCCCATGGCGCTCTGCTGGCGCAGTACGCGGGGCGATATCCTGATTTCGCGCTCGCGCGATGGCCGCCTGATCGCCAACACCGCCCGCAAGCTGGGCTATGGCGTGGTCGAAGGTTCGACCGCCCGTGGCCAGCGCAACCGGGGCAGCGTTTCCGCAGCCCGGCAGGTGGTGTTGCGCCTGCAGGAAGGCCGGCTTATCGGCATCACCCCGGACGGGCCGCGTGGCCCGCGCATGCGCGCCAGCGCCGGTGCGATCCGCCTGGCCCAGATGGCCGGGGTCGATCTGGTGCCGGTGTCGGCGGCGCTCTCTCCCGCCATCCGCATCGGCTCCTGGGACCGGATGATCGTGCCGGTGCCGGTGCCGTTCACCCGCGCGGCGTTCCTGGTCGGCGACCCGATCGTCATCCCCGCCGATGCCAGCGCGACCGAGCGCGAGCGCCTGCGCCTACAGCTCGAAACCGAGATGAACCGCCTGACGGCGGAGGCCGACGACCTGGTTGGGGCGCCGGCGGTGAAGCCGGCCGAGCCGGCGCCGGCATGA
- a CDS encoding 3-deoxy-D-manno-octulosonic acid transferase, with protein MLLSLYRLLTRLAGPFVRLYLRRRQAEGREDPVRLPERLGHPGLARPSGRLVWCHAASVGEAISVLPFLDRFRLENPDWRILLTTGTVTSARLIQDRAPDGVLHQYVPVDRPGPVGRFLDHWQPQLALWVESELWPNLISLTHERGIPMVLLNGRMSDRSASGWRRWPRTARRLLASFDLVLPQTAEDAARFIRLGAPHVEVRGNLKSAAPPLPYDADELRRLQAIIGQRPCWVAASLHPGEDEAVAAVHEALVRERPDLLTIVVPRHPHRGVTWAETSFQRFKPQLRSRGDWPDGAVYIADTLGELGLFYRLGKVAFVGGSLVEIGGHNPLEPARLGAAILFGPHVFNFREVCESLCAAGGAYRTPDAEAVAKAVWALLEDDGLRRHMIDAAARVAAAESQVLEQVLAALSPHIAAATPARPRTEPHAHS; from the coding sequence GTGCTCCTGTCGCTCTATCGTCTTCTGACCCGGCTGGCCGGGCCGTTCGTCCGGCTGTATCTGCGCCGCCGCCAGGCCGAGGGCCGCGAGGACCCGGTGCGCCTGCCGGAGCGTCTGGGCCATCCGGGACTGGCCCGACCCTCGGGCCGGCTGGTCTGGTGCCACGCCGCCAGCGTCGGCGAGGCGATCTCGGTGCTGCCGTTTCTCGACCGCTTCCGCCTGGAAAACCCGGACTGGCGCATTCTCCTGACCACCGGCACGGTCACGTCGGCGCGGCTGATCCAGGACCGGGCGCCGGACGGGGTGCTGCACCAGTATGTGCCCGTGGACCGGCCCGGTCCGGTCGGTCGCTTTCTCGACCACTGGCAACCGCAACTGGCCCTGTGGGTGGAGTCCGAACTCTGGCCCAATCTGATCTCGCTCACCCACGAGCGCGGCATCCCCATGGTGCTGCTGAACGGCCGCATGTCGGACCGTTCGGCCAGCGGCTGGCGCCGTTGGCCGCGCACGGCCCGCCGCTTGCTGGCGTCGTTCGACCTGGTGCTGCCGCAAACCGCGGAGGATGCCGCCCGCTTCATCCGCCTGGGCGCGCCGCATGTCGAGGTGCGCGGCAATCTGAAATCCGCGGCCCCGCCCTTGCCCTACGACGCCGACGAACTGCGTCGCCTGCAGGCGATCATCGGCCAGCGGCCCTGCTGGGTCGCCGCCAGCCTGCATCCGGGCGAGGACGAGGCGGTGGCGGCGGTTCATGAGGCGCTGGTCCGGGAACGGCCGGACCTGCTGACCATTGTCGTGCCCCGCCATCCGCATCGGGGCGTGACCTGGGCCGAGACCAGCTTCCAGCGTTTCAAGCCGCAATTGCGCAGCCGCGGCGACTGGCCGGACGGCGCGGTCTATATCGCGGATACGCTGGGCGAGCTGGGCCTGTTCTATCGCCTCGGCAAGGTGGCTTTTGTCGGCGGCTCGCTGGTCGAAATCGGCGGCCACAACCCGCTGGAGCCGGCGCGCCTCGGCGCCGCCATCCTGTTCGGCCCGCACGTGTTCAATTTCCGCGAGGTGTGCGAGAGCCTGTGTGCCGCCGGCGGCGCCTATCGCACGCCGGATGCCGAGGCCGTCGCCAAGGCCGTGTGGGCACTGCTGGAGGATGACGGGCTGCGTCGGCATATGATCGACGCGGCCGCCCGCGTTGCCGCTGCGGAAAGCCAGGTGCTGGAGCAGGTGCTGGCCGCCCTTTCGCCCCACATTGCCGCCGCCACGCCGGCCCGGCCGCGGACCGAGCCGCATGCGCACTCCTGA
- a CDS encoding C40 family peptidase: MSAPETPDTPSEPLDWRLHAFRPDLADARLRGRVPAPRFVAGRPARIVGAAEPLLRRPEPPAPMDSQLLPGEAVTVFDEAGDWAWVQSRHDGYVGYVRRRALADGWREATHVVCARQTVVLPDAKQEGSPTAYPSLGTPLAVAEDGGRFARLEDGGYVFAGHLRPIAEPERDWVAVARRLIGLPYLWGGRGAGGVDCSGLVQIALAACGLACRRDSDQQAASIGAPVPPQPDAWQRGDTIYVKGHVVIDTGEGTVVHATGRTWSVIEEPREVCLARLAGLGLPVTAVRRPRLDPKGLSG, translated from the coding sequence TTGAGCGCCCCCGAAACTCCCGACACCCCTTCCGAACCGCTCGACTGGCGCCTGCACGCGTTTCGCCCGGATCTGGCGGATGCGCGGCTGCGTGGCCGGGTCCCGGCACCCCGGTTCGTCGCGGGCCGGCCCGCCCGGATTGTCGGCGCCGCCGAACCGCTGCTGCGTCGCCCCGAACCACCGGCGCCGATGGACAGCCAGCTTTTGCCCGGCGAGGCGGTCACCGTGTTCGACGAGGCCGGCGACTGGGCCTGGGTGCAAAGCCGGCATGACGGCTATGTCGGCTATGTCCGCCGCCGGGCGCTGGCCGACGGCTGGCGGGAGGCCACGCATGTGGTTTGTGCGCGCCAGACCGTGGTGCTGCCGGACGCGAAGCAGGAAGGCTCGCCAACGGCTTATCCGAGCCTGGGCACGCCGCTCGCCGTCGCGGAAGACGGAGGCCGGTTCGCACGACTGGAGGATGGCGGCTATGTCTTTGCCGGCCATTTGCGGCCCATCGCCGAACCCGAACGCGATTGGGTGGCAGTGGCGCGACGCCTGATCGGCCTGCCCTATCTCTGGGGCGGGCGCGGCGCCGGCGGGGTGGACTGTTCCGGCCTGGTGCAAATCGCGCTCGCCGCCTGTGGCCTTGCCTGCCGGCGCGACAGCGACCAGCAGGCCGCGAGCATCGGCGCGCCGGTGCCACCGCAACCGGACGCCTGGCAACGCGGCGACACGATCTATGTGAAAGGCCATGTGGTCATCGACACCGGCGAGGGCACGGTGGTGCACGCCACCGGCCGCACCTGGAGCGTGATCGAGGAGCCGCGCGAGGTGTGCCTCGCCCGCCTCGCCGGGCTGGGGCTGCCGGTGACGGCCGTGCGGCGGCCCCGCCTCGACCCGAAAGGGCTAAGCGGTTAG
- a CDS encoding TldD/PmbA family protein has translation MTDTTVLSLLDDLVARARSAGADAADAVAVRGDSLSVAWRRGALEHVERSEGEDIGLRVLIGRRQAAASSADRSPAALAALVERAVAMAKVAPEDPTAGLADPAQLARDWPDLDLFDPSEPTVEELSGFTAAAEEAMLAVPGVSANSEGAEASWGRSALAVVASNGFAAQYQRTGSSLTAVALAGEGTGMERQYDSHSVVHRADLEPPDLIGRRAGERAVKALGARKPKSQAVPIVFERRVASGMLMTLAGAINGQAIARGTSFLKGAMGEPVFAKGVRVMDDPRRHRGLASRPFDGEGLPAEPLALIEDGVLQCWLLNLATARQLGLESNGRATRSIGAAPGIGATNLYMEPGEQTPEAMIREIEQGLFVTQLIGQGVNIVTGTYSRGCTGFWIEKGEIAYPVSEITIAGNLREMFQGIRPASDLEFRSSVNAPTLRIDGMTVAGA, from the coding sequence ATGACCGACACAACCGTCTTATCGCTTCTCGATGACCTCGTCGCCCGGGCCCGTTCGGCCGGCGCGGACGCCGCCGACGCCGTCGCCGTGCGCGGCGACAGCCTGTCCGTGGCCTGGCGCCGCGGCGCCCTGGAACACGTCGAACGCAGCGAGGGTGAGGATATCGGCCTGCGCGTTCTGATCGGCCGCCGCCAGGCCGCCGCCTCCAGCGCCGACCGCTCGCCCGCCGCCCTGGCCGCTCTGGTCGAGCGCGCGGTGGCCATGGCCAAGGTCGCGCCGGAAGACCCGACCGCCGGGCTAGCCGATCCGGCGCAACTGGCCCGCGACTGGCCCGACCTCGACTTGTTCGATCCGTCGGAACCCACTGTCGAGGAACTGAGCGGGTTCACCGCCGCGGCGGAAGAGGCGATGCTGGCCGTGCCCGGCGTCTCCGCCAACAGCGAGGGGGCCGAGGCCAGCTGGGGCCGGTCCGCCCTGGCGGTGGTCGCCAGCAACGGCTTCGCCGCCCAGTACCAGCGCACCGGCTCCTCGCTCACCGCGGTCGCGCTGGCCGGCGAGGGCACCGGCATGGAGCGCCAGTACGATTCCCACAGCGTCGTGCACCGCGCCGACCTGGAGCCGCCGGACCTGATCGGCCGCCGCGCCGGCGAGCGCGCGGTCAAGGCGCTGGGCGCCCGCAAGCCGAAAAGCCAGGCCGTCCCCATCGTGTTCGAGCGCCGGGTGGCGAGCGGCATGCTGATGACACTGGCCGGCGCCATCAACGGCCAGGCCATCGCGCGCGGCACCAGTTTCCTGAAAGGCGCCATGGGCGAGCCGGTGTTCGCCAAGGGCGTGCGCGTCATGGACGACCCGCGTCGCCACCGTGGTCTCGCCTCGCGCCCGTTCGATGGCGAAGGGCTGCCGGCCGAACCTCTGGCCCTGATCGAGGACGGCGTGTTGCAGTGCTGGCTGCTGAATCTTGCCACGGCCCGCCAGCTCGGGCTGGAGAGCAATGGACGGGCGACGCGCAGCATCGGCGCCGCGCCGGGCATCGGTGCAACCAATCTTTACATGGAGCCGGGCGAGCAGACGCCGGAGGCTATGATCCGCGAGATCGAGCAGGGCCTGTTCGTCACGCAGTTGATCGGTCAGGGGGTCAACATCGTCACCGGCACCTATTCCCGCGGCTGCACCGGCTTCTGGATCGAGAAGGGTGAGATCGCCTACCCGGTCAGCGAAATCACCATCGCCGGCAATCTGCGAGAGATGTTCCAGGGCATAAGGCCGGCCAGCGATCTGGAATTTCGCTCCAGCGTCAATGCGCCGACCCTTCGGATCGACGGCATGACGGTCGCAGGGGCGTGA
- a CDS encoding amidohydrolase/deacetylase family metallohydrolase, which translates to MHDLVLKGGRIVDPAQKIDRVTDIAFADGKVAAIGDGLQARDVRDVSGKMVTPGLIDLHTHVYAGHTSIGIEPDPYALATACTTLVDAGTAGPANFDGYRRHIVEPADVNIVSYINISFAGIFAFSKTVMVGECADFRLLHAESCLNAIERHRDIICGVKVRIGMTASGGKGAAPLDIALEVADAAGLPVMCHLDYPPPSRKEVLARLRKGDVLTHCFRPFPGAPSHYDGRVREEVLAARERGVIFDVGHGGGSFGWKTADDMVSAGFLPDCISSDVHSLSIEGPAYDQLVTMSKFLHLGMSEAEVIRASTQGPANAIGRPELGSLEIGTPGDASVLSIDDGDYTLRDVKGLERHAGKHVRAHGMVMQGVFRATLPPIA; encoded by the coding sequence ATGCATGACCTGGTGTTGAAAGGCGGCCGCATCGTCGACCCGGCCCAGAAGATCGACCGCGTCACCGACATCGCCTTTGCCGACGGCAAGGTCGCCGCGATCGGCGACGGGCTGCAAGCCCGCGACGTGCGCGACGTGTCGGGCAAGATGGTGACCCCGGGCCTGATCGACCTGCACACCCATGTCTATGCGGGGCACACCTCCATCGGCATCGAGCCCGATCCTTACGCGCTGGCGACCGCCTGCACCACGCTGGTCGACGCCGGCACCGCGGGTCCGGCGAATTTCGATGGCTATCGCCGCCACATCGTCGAGCCGGCGGACGTCAACATCGTCAGCTATATCAACATCTCGTTTGCCGGAATTTTTGCGTTCTCGAAAACCGTCATGGTCGGGGAATGCGCCGATTTCCGCCTGCTGCATGCGGAATCCTGCCTGAACGCGATCGAGCGGCACCGCGACATCATCTGCGGCGTCAAGGTCCGCATCGGCATGACCGCCTCCGGCGGCAAGGGTGCAGCCCCGCTCGACATCGCCCTGGAAGTCGCGGACGCTGCCGGCCTGCCGGTCATGTGCCACCTGGACTACCCGCCACCGTCGCGCAAGGAGGTGCTGGCCCGCCTGCGCAAGGGCGACGTGCTCACCCACTGCTTCCGCCCCTTCCCCGGCGCACCCAGCCACTATGACGGCCGCGTGCGTGAGGAAGTGCTAGCGGCGCGCGAGCGCGGCGTAATCTTCGATGTCGGCCATGGCGGCGGCTCGTTCGGCTGGAAAACCGCGGACGACATGGTCTCGGCCGGCTTCCTGCCCGACTGCATCTCGTCCGACGTGCACTCGCTCAGCATCGAGGGCCCGGCCTACGACCAGTTGGTGACCATGTCGAAATTCCTGCACCTGGGCATGAGCGAGGCCGAGGTCATCCGCGCGTCCACCCAGGGCCCGGCCAATGCCATCGGCCGGCCCGAACTGGGCTCGCTGGAGATCGGCACGCCGGGCGACGCCTCGGTGCTCTCCATCGACGACGGCGACTACACCCTGCGGGACGTGAAGGGGCTGGAACGGCACGCCGGCAAGCATGTCCGCGCCCATGGCATGGTGATGCAAGGCGTGTTCCGCGCAACCCTGCCGCCGATTGCCTGA
- a CDS encoding lauroyl acyltransferase codes for MTRTRLQRWLLDPLEYALLRSLFGLLGLLSPEQASNLGGWVARTIGPRIPASNRIRRNLALAMPELGPAECEAIVRACWDNLGRIFGEMPHLDAITGDDRVELDPATLDRLWAAKGEGRAMIFVGAHLSNFEVFGRVAARSGFPQALIYRRANNPLVDAYFRRMRGPDLQLFPKSLDGFRAIQRVMAAGGNLGMLIDQKLNEGIAVPFFGRPAMTTPAPSQMAMRFRAVVVIGYAERMGPARYRLHAEVIDLPQPADRSVKARKAADYEATALLNRRIEAQIRAQPGNWFWLHRRWPDSKGPWPDPNLPPSSRSPGP; via the coding sequence ATGACCCGAACCCGCTTGCAACGCTGGCTGCTCGACCCGTTGGAATATGCGCTGTTGCGATCGCTGTTCGGCCTGCTGGGCCTGCTGTCGCCCGAGCAGGCGTCGAACCTGGGAGGCTGGGTGGCGCGCACCATCGGGCCGCGTATCCCCGCCTCCAACCGCATCCGCCGCAACCTGGCCCTGGCCATGCCCGAACTCGGTCCCGCGGAATGCGAGGCCATCGTCCGGGCTTGCTGGGACAATCTGGGGCGCATTTTCGGCGAGATGCCGCATCTGGACGCGATCACCGGCGACGACCGGGTGGAACTCGACCCGGCGACCCTGGATCGGTTGTGGGCGGCGAAGGGCGAGGGACGGGCCATGATCTTCGTCGGCGCGCATCTCTCGAATTTCGAGGTGTTCGGCCGGGTTGCCGCGCGGTCGGGCTTCCCTCAGGCGTTGATCTACCGCCGCGCCAACAACCCGCTGGTCGATGCCTATTTCCGCCGCATGCGTGGGCCGGACCTGCAACTCTTCCCGAAAAGCCTGGATGGTTTTCGCGCCATTCAGCGGGTGATGGCGGCCGGCGGCAATCTTGGCATGTTGATCGACCAGAAGCTGAACGAGGGCATTGCCGTGCCGTTTTTCGGCCGGCCGGCCATGACCACGCCGGCGCCCTCGCAAATGGCGATGCGCTTCCGGGCCGTCGTGGTCATCGGCTATGCGGAGCGTATGGGGCCGGCCCGCTATCGTCTGCACGCCGAAGTGATCGACCTGCCGCAGCCGGCAGACCGGTCGGTGAAAGCGCGTAAGGCGGCGGACTATGAGGCGACCGCCCTGCTGAACCGCCGCATCGAGGCACAGATCCGGGCCCAGCCGGGCAACTGGTTCTGGCTGCACCGCCGCTGGCCGGACTCGAAAGGCCCCTGGCCCGACCCCAATTTGCCCCCGTCCTCCCGGTCGCCCGGGCCCTGA